In Halobaculum sp. XH14, a single genomic region encodes these proteins:
- a CDS encoding aryl-sulfate sulfotransferase, with product MTGPGGGRRGGREPGAGRGRAAALTALLVALLALSPAVAALGGGAGGGVVAGGTGGSGPGSVAGVAGTGVQSSQSGSLNPCVGTISQEPDSTTLLTIQGARAGGKTASLMVGVAPNGSVVGVHNDSAAGRWWLYDVDPMANGDLLVATTEPGISVVERVDPATGEHESVRRLENVEDAHDVDAIGDDEYVTVDKGDGRNRVVVYNATREETVWEWRFENHTDRFSHSGGGPHGEDWTHVNDVDEIRDGVFMVSVRNFDQTIAIDRESKEILWTLGSDDDYDVLNEQHNPDYIEGENGTGTVLVADSMNDRVVEYARVDGEWEQTWVLEGGGLDEPRDADRLPNGNTLVTDRHGHRVVEVTPRGEVVWEFYTPWQPYDAERVGTDPGSEGPTMRQLRAEGTHRMQGSAGYDTARIEECYAYLTGWDGGSRLVPDDELWGETGGGDAGTDTGGDGTDGGTDEGPAPTTVPPREDGPSLGGSAPLVGAGVVVALAVVAAVAAIRRRG from the coding sequence GTGACGGGTCCCGGTGGAGGACGCCGTGGAGGTCGTGAGCCCGGAGCGGGTCGCGGCCGCGCGGCGGCCCTGACGGCGCTGCTCGTCGCGCTGCTCGCGCTCTCGCCCGCGGTCGCGGCGCTCGGCGGCGGGGCCGGCGGAGGCGTCGTCGCCGGCGGAACCGGCGGCTCAGGACCCGGGAGCGTCGCCGGCGTGGCCGGAACGGGCGTCCAGTCGAGCCAGTCCGGCAGCCTGAACCCCTGTGTCGGCACGATCAGCCAGGAGCCAGACTCCACGACGCTGCTGACGATCCAGGGCGCGCGCGCCGGCGGGAAGACGGCCTCGCTGATGGTCGGGGTCGCCCCGAACGGCTCGGTCGTCGGCGTCCACAACGACAGCGCGGCGGGCCGCTGGTGGCTCTACGACGTCGACCCGATGGCGAACGGCGACCTGCTCGTGGCGACGACCGAACCGGGCATCTCCGTCGTCGAGCGCGTCGACCCGGCGACCGGCGAGCACGAGTCGGTCCGGCGGCTGGAGAACGTCGAGGACGCCCACGACGTGGACGCGATCGGCGACGACGAGTACGTCACCGTCGACAAGGGCGACGGCCGGAACCGCGTCGTCGTCTACAACGCCACCCGCGAGGAGACCGTCTGGGAGTGGCGCTTCGAGAACCACACCGACCGCTTCTCCCACTCGGGCGGCGGGCCCCACGGCGAGGACTGGACCCACGTCAACGACGTTGACGAGATCCGCGACGGCGTGTTCATGGTCTCGGTCCGGAACTTCGATCAGACCATCGCCATCGACCGCGAGTCGAAGGAGATCCTGTGGACGCTGGGCTCGGACGACGACTACGACGTGCTGAACGAGCAGCACAACCCGGATTACATCGAGGGCGAGAACGGCACCGGCACCGTGCTCGTCGCCGACAGCATGAACGACCGGGTGGTCGAGTACGCCCGCGTCGACGGCGAGTGGGAGCAGACGTGGGTGCTGGAGGGCGGCGGGCTCGACGAACCGCGCGACGCCGACCGCCTGCCGAACGGCAACACGCTCGTCACCGACCGCCACGGCCACCGGGTCGTGGAGGTCACGCCGCGCGGCGAGGTCGTCTGGGAGTTCTACACCCCCTGGCAGCCGTACGACGCCGAGCGCGTCGGCACCGACCCCGGCTCCGAGGGGCCGACGATGCGACAGCTCAGGGCCGAGGGTACCCACCGGATGCAAGGCAGCGCCGGCTACGACACCGCGCGCATCGAGGAGTGTTACGCGTACCTGACGGGCTGGGACGGCGGCAGCCGGCTCGTCCCCGACGACGAGCTGTGGGGCGAGACGGGCGGCGGTGACGCCGGCACCGACACCGGCGGCGACGGGACGGACGGCGGCACCGACGAGGGCCCCGCCCCCACGACGGTCCCGCCCCGCGAGGACGGCCCCTCGCTCGGCGGCTCCGCGCCGCTCGTCGGCGCGGGCGTGGTCGTCGCGCTCGCGGTCGTCGCCGCCGTGGCGGCGATTCGACGGCGAGGCTGA
- the arsN2 gene encoding arsenic resistance N-acetyltransferase ArsN2, whose protein sequence is MTEPSITLEPAGSKGIDRVEAVLAANDLPNGDVRAKPECFYLARSDAAVVGVGGLEPHGENGLLRSVVIGESNRGRGYGAALCDALEARASEEGVGTLYLLTTTAAGFFRGRGYEALDRAAVPSAVRGTTEFTDLCPASATCMRKPLDR, encoded by the coding sequence ATGACCGAGCCGTCGATCACCCTCGAACCGGCGGGATCGAAGGGTATCGACCGCGTCGAGGCCGTGCTCGCGGCGAACGACCTCCCGAACGGCGACGTGCGGGCGAAGCCGGAGTGCTTCTATCTCGCGCGGTCGGACGCGGCGGTCGTCGGGGTCGGCGGCCTCGAACCGCACGGGGAGAACGGCCTCCTCCGGTCGGTCGTGATCGGTGAGTCGAACCGCGGGCGGGGGTACGGCGCGGCGCTGTGTGACGCCCTGGAGGCGCGGGCGAGCGAGGAGGGCGTGGGGACGCTCTACCTGCTGACGACGACCGCGGCGGGGTTCTTCCGCGGCCGCGGCTACGAGGCGCTCGACCGGGCAGCCGTTCCGTCTGCCGTCCGGGGGACGACCGAGTTTACGGATCTCTGTCCCGCGTCGGCGACCTGTATGCGGAAGCCGCTGGACCGGTGA
- a CDS encoding DUF5787 family protein — protein sequence MEFGFELALCAHLERARDWVLARQLGGAVASPGSRVMDVVGIEPGPGFDDRASITDAEIPHAAIEADVGVGQARDWRDAFEGHPDHARERVEAAVECGFLARGRRGGREYVRQTARYPDDWVGKLVGIENKPDLGTPGDLERQLRFDVSLALFDEVVLATTSHVTGAHLNRIPDAVGVWRFDPGSGERTVLREPAELPVTESGIETVGERPLRTEIAVVDAETKAKKRRRIAERAYGKGWRTYEFPDCARCVATPDGRSECAHFDRVVNPAEACGPDCSGYEESEPASVDPAALRDEHTPWNRDPAGAVRRQSGLDRFG from the coding sequence ATGGAGTTCGGCTTCGAACTGGCGCTGTGTGCCCACCTCGAACGCGCGAGAGACTGGGTGCTCGCCCGCCAACTCGGGGGCGCAGTCGCCTCGCCCGGCTCCCGCGTGATGGACGTCGTCGGGATCGAGCCCGGCCCAGGGTTCGACGACCGGGCCAGCATTACCGACGCGGAGATCCCGCACGCCGCCATCGAGGCAGACGTCGGCGTCGGGCAGGCGCGCGACTGGCGGGACGCGTTCGAGGGGCACCCGGATCACGCCCGCGAGCGGGTCGAGGCGGCGGTCGAGTGCGGCTTCCTCGCGCGCGGGCGGCGCGGCGGCCGGGAGTACGTCCGCCAGACCGCCCGCTACCCCGACGACTGGGTCGGCAAGCTCGTCGGCATCGAGAACAAGCCCGACCTCGGGACGCCGGGCGACCTCGAACGACAGCTCCGGTTCGACGTCTCGCTCGCCCTGTTCGACGAGGTGGTGCTGGCGACCACGAGCCACGTCACCGGCGCGCACCTGAACCGCATCCCGGACGCGGTCGGCGTCTGGCGGTTCGACCCCGGTTCGGGCGAGCGGACGGTGCTCCGCGAACCCGCGGAGCTGCCCGTGACCGAATCGGGCATCGAGACGGTCGGGGAGCGACCGTTACGGACCGAAATCGCGGTCGTCGACGCCGAGACCAAGGCGAAGAAACGCCGCCGCATCGCGGAGCGAGCCTACGGGAAGGGCTGGCGAACGTACGAGTTTCCGGACTGCGCGCGCTGTGTGGCGACCCCCGACGGCCGGTCCGAGTGCGCCCACTTCGACCGCGTCGTCAACCCGGCGGAAGCGTGCGGGCCGGACTGCTCCGGCTACGAGGAGAGTGAACCCGCGTCGGTCGATCCCGCGGCGCTCCGGGACGAGCACACCCCCTGGAACCGCGACCCGGCGGGGGCCGTCCGCAGACAGAGCGGGCTGGACCGGTTCGGGTGA
- the arsM gene encoding arsenite methyltransferase codes for MTDEAAERRTAVRERYAGIATEQSRESGSCCGGTGGSRDSPAERSSKHGYSDEDLDAVAPGANLGLGCGNPTALAGLEAGEDVLDLGSGGGFDCFLAAREVAPDGRVVGVDMTPEMVEKARENVESNDADDVEFRLGEIEHLPVADGVIDVIISNCVVNLSPDKPRVFREAYRVLRPGGRLAVSDVVLTAEPPEGLDADPESVAACVGGASPTSALETMLTDAGFVDVSIEPKDESESFIRDWDDERDLAEFLVAATIEAEKPTAERRSGREEGAA; via the coding sequence ATGACTGACGAGGCGGCGGAACGGCGGACGGCCGTGCGGGAGCGCTACGCGGGCATCGCCACGGAGCAGTCGCGCGAATCCGGATCGTGCTGTGGCGGCACGGGCGGTTCCCGTGACTCTCCCGCGGAGCGGTCGTCGAAACACGGCTACTCCGACGAGGACCTCGACGCCGTCGCCCCGGGTGCGAACCTGGGGCTCGGCTGTGGCAACCCGACCGCGCTCGCGGGGCTCGAAGCGGGCGAGGACGTCCTCGACCTCGGCTCGGGCGGCGGGTTCGACTGTTTCCTCGCGGCGCGGGAGGTCGCTCCCGACGGCCGCGTCGTCGGCGTCGACATGACCCCGGAGATGGTCGAGAAGGCCCGCGAGAACGTCGAGTCGAACGACGCGGACGACGTCGAGTTCAGGCTCGGCGAGATCGAACACCTCCCGGTCGCGGACGGCGTGATCGACGTGATCATCTCGAACTGCGTCGTGAACCTCTCGCCGGACAAGCCGCGGGTGTTCCGCGAGGCGTACCGCGTGCTCCGCCCGGGGGGCCGCCTCGCCGTCTCGGACGTCGTGCTGACGGCCGAACCGCCGGAAGGGCTCGACGCCGACCCGGAGTCGGTCGCCGCGTGCGTCGGCGGCGCGTCGCCGACCTCGGCGCTCGAGACGATGCTGACGGATGCCGGGTTCGTCGACGTCTCGATCGAGCCGAAGGACGAGAGCGAGTCGTTCATCCGCGACTGGGACGACGAGCGCGACCTCGCGGAGTTCCTCGTCGCCGCGACCATCGAGGCCGAGAAGCCGACGGCCGAACGCCGATCCGGGCGCGAGGAGGGAGCCGCGTGA
- a CDS encoding ArsR/SmtB family transcription factor, whose amino-acid sequence MNGQQTDGELTDGRGPRAADCCARGHSLTDGEVAADVETLAALGNDTRYEALRFVAEADDAVCGCELEPSLGVSQGAVSQALSRLFSTGLVERRKEGRWRYYSATPRATRLLDVLGDTRSTADD is encoded by the coding sequence ATGAATGGCCAGCAGACCGACGGCGAACTGACCGACGGGCGGGGGCCGCGAGCGGCCGACTGCTGTGCGCGCGGTCACTCGCTCACCGACGGCGAGGTGGCCGCCGACGTGGAGACGCTCGCGGCGCTCGGTAACGACACCCGGTACGAGGCGCTCCGCTTCGTCGCCGAGGCGGACGACGCCGTCTGCGGCTGCGAGCTGGAGCCGTCGCTCGGCGTGAGCCAGGGCGCGGTCAGCCAGGCGCTCTCGCGGCTGTTCAGCACCGGGCTCGTCGAACGACGCAAGGAGGGCCGGTGGCGCTACTACTCCGCGACGCCGCGGGCGACCCGGCTCCTGGACGTCCTCGGCGACACGAGGTCGACCGCCGATGACTGA
- the larE gene encoding ATP-dependent sacrificial sulfur transferase LarE has protein sequence MNDDVAAKAAAAKESLATLDGALVAFSGGVDSSVVAALAHAALGEDAVACTARSETLPAAELEDARRVADDIGIEHAVVSFSELEDPEFVTNGEDRCYHCRTMRLSRMYEAARERGIETVCDGTNASDPGEGHRPGLQAVEELNVASPLLEAAITKDEVREIAAHYGLDVADKPSMACLSSRIPTGIEVTEERLTRIENAERMLRTWGFSQFRVRDHDGLARIEVGADELAAALDPEFVTAAREHLLDLGFDHVTLDLEGYRTGSVSPATVEGTEPQDGDGGVETEGFGDGGAVAEDLSRTYPGGE, from the coding sequence ATGAACGACGACGTCGCGGCGAAGGCCGCCGCCGCAAAGGAGTCGCTCGCCACCCTCGATGGCGCGCTCGTCGCCTTCTCGGGCGGCGTGGACTCCAGCGTGGTCGCCGCGCTCGCCCACGCCGCGCTCGGCGAGGACGCCGTGGCCTGCACCGCGCGGAGCGAGACGCTGCCCGCGGCGGAACTCGAGGACGCCCGCCGGGTCGCCGACGACATCGGCATCGAGCACGCGGTCGTGTCGTTCTCCGAGCTCGAGGACCCCGAGTTCGTGACCAACGGCGAGGACCGCTGCTACCACTGCCGGACGATGCGGCTCTCGCGGATGTACGAGGCGGCCCGCGAGCGCGGCATCGAGACGGTCTGTGACGGGACGAACGCCTCCGACCCCGGCGAGGGCCACCGGCCGGGGCTCCAGGCCGTCGAGGAACTGAACGTCGCCTCCCCGCTGCTGGAGGCCGCCATCACCAAGGACGAGGTGCGCGAGATCGCCGCCCACTACGGCCTCGACGTGGCCGACAAGCCCTCGATGGCGTGTCTCTCCTCACGCATCCCGACTGGCATCGAGGTCACCGAGGAGCGCCTGACCCGCATCGAGAACGCCGAGCGCATGCTCCGAACCTGGGGGTTCTCGCAGTTCCGCGTACGCGACCACGACGGCCTCGCCCGCATCGAGGTCGGCGCTGACGAACTGGCCGCCGCGCTCGACCCCGAGTTCGTGACGGCAGCGCGCGAGCACCTGCTCGATCTGGGGTTCGACCACGTCACGCTCGACCTGGAGGGGTACCGGACGGGAAGCGTCAGCCCCGCGACGGTCGAAGGGACGGAACCGCAAGACGGCGATGGTGGAGTCGAAACGGAGGGGTTCGGCGACGGCGGGGCGGTGGCCGAGGACCTCTCCAGAACGTACCCGGGCGGCGAGTAG
- a CDS encoding PQQ-dependent sugar dehydrogenase has protein sequence MSNHWSRRRALAALGAAAVAGCSQPESPPDDEPPDLGSPDTPTGTPTAAPEPETSFTPTEDWAVPTDAPAADVEVNVLVENLEIPWDVSVASNGDLFVTERVGRVTRFSAGDVESVLAPEDAIDAGSVPPGHDEQPWWVKGGEGGTLGVAVHPGYPDVELLFVYYTAPEGDGRENRISRFDLSAADPSRTETVLVEGIPGSNIHNGGRLTFGPHGHLWATTGDGGEEANGTDPSSLGSATLRITVNGEPAPANPDIDGGDPRVFTYGHRNPQGIAWLPDGTTVATEHGPSAKDELNRLEAGAYYGWPDVRTEEEYRNAEGVHRPLFNTGNRTWAPTGCLFYTGDVVPSWRNRLIVGGLRSQQVLVTTLTPPEAELPPENGGRRFDADWLDDAYTATVNPVLENELGRVRHVEQGTDGGIYAITSNRDGRATDGFPRERDDVLVRLEAST, from the coding sequence ATGTCGAACCACTGGTCCCGACGCCGGGCGCTGGCGGCGCTGGGTGCCGCCGCCGTCGCCGGCTGTAGCCAGCCGGAGAGCCCTCCCGACGACGAGCCGCCGGACCTCGGCTCGCCGGACACGCCGACGGGGACGCCGACCGCCGCACCGGAGCCCGAGACCTCGTTCACGCCGACGGAGGACTGGGCGGTGCCGACCGACGCGCCGGCGGCCGACGTCGAGGTGAACGTCCTCGTCGAGAACCTCGAGATCCCGTGGGACGTCTCCGTCGCGTCCAACGGCGACCTGTTCGTCACCGAGCGGGTCGGTCGAGTCACGCGCTTTTCGGCGGGCGACGTCGAGTCCGTGCTCGCGCCCGAGGACGCCATCGACGCCGGGTCGGTCCCGCCGGGCCACGACGAGCAGCCCTGGTGGGTGAAGGGCGGCGAGGGCGGCACCCTCGGCGTCGCGGTCCACCCCGGCTACCCCGACGTCGAACTGCTGTTCGTCTACTACACCGCCCCCGAGGGCGACGGGCGCGAGAACCGGATCTCCCGGTTCGACCTCTCGGCGGCTGACCCCTCGAGGACCGAGACGGTGCTGGTCGAGGGCATTCCGGGCTCGAACATCCACAACGGCGGCCGGCTCACCTTCGGCCCGCACGGACATCTCTGGGCGACGACCGGTGACGGCGGCGAGGAGGCGAACGGGACGGACCCGTCGAGCCTCGGGAGCGCGACGCTCCGCATCACCGTCAACGGCGAACCCGCGCCCGCCAACCCCGACATCGACGGGGGCGACCCGCGGGTGTTCACCTACGGCCATCGGAACCCGCAGGGCATCGCCTGGCTCCCCGACGGGACGACCGTCGCCACCGAGCACGGCCCGTCCGCGAAGGACGAACTCAACCGCCTCGAGGCGGGCGCGTACTACGGCTGGCCCGACGTCCGCACCGAGGAGGAGTACCGGAACGCGGAGGGCGTCCACCGCCCGCTGTTCAACACCGGAAACCGAACCTGGGCGCCCACGGGCTGTCTGTTCTACACCGGCGACGTCGTCCCGTCATGGCGGAACCGGCTGATCGTCGGCGGCCTGCGGAGCCAGCAGGTGCTCGTGACGACGCTCACCCCGCCGGAGGCCGAACTCCCGCCGGAGAACGGCGGCCGGCGCTTCGACGCCGACTGGCTCGACGACGCCTACACCGCGACCGTGAACCCGGTGCTCGAAAACGAACTCGGTCGCGTCCGCCACGTCGAGCAGGGCACCGACGGCGGCATCTACGCCATCACCTCGAACCGGGACGGACGGGCGACGGACGGCTTCCCGCGCGAGCGTGACGACGTGCTCGTCAGGCTGGAGGCGTCGACGTGA
- the tatC gene encoding twin-arginine translocase subunit TatC yields MSSALDEDTQQALAAGQDTVRAMLRSAQKDLQKVFIVFLVGFLGTFYSLRLYVWEFLKAVTEARLDSLTAQEVKIIAQTPFDVILLQAKIGLAVGILVAIPPFLYFAREPLRERGLWPQTPVARWKLVLIGLLAAGLFVGGVAYGYLVFFPFMFAFLANNALSAGISPTYSIVKWAEFIMLLTFSFGFAAQMPLVVTALSYAEIIPYETFRDKWRYAVLLIFVFGAFFSPPDPFTQVMWAVPLLVLYGASLYLAKVVVTAKRGSARIDAPATARRNWNELGGIGVLVGAAVALFFLRGGPEAVNAAIAGLTTSRVPVLTETVAIVAAVVAALAAMLVALAYYIYVELNAAVDVGGKVGEPGSIDLAGLDADGVRSAPPEAFAGMDEEEALAAAEAAMESDDPAKAQAILDRYDEAEAAGEAGEGAESADGDAAGAAASAGPPRDLLTGDGAVLGAIRRGSGFVDWRARFTGLWNVLLGIGGVVFAVGYLLLERPELADGVLTEYGTSAAALTAWVPVTGTAALGLFAAAGLLLAVLLGALLSVYVAYSAGTDPEAVDIGVLSAEEVRRAPNATFAAVSEQRANFLASTAAEAGDTEKARVVLDRFDEVQRAREAAGGSGGGGVPGASDDIGDRTSRASSTFLDGLTDGDSDEDDIGGYYDDLAFIANSLRSRAFRLVVVFGVVMAGTFAWLYSGGIGDVRRNFVRRLPEEVVGEGAEQFGVIVLHPVEALIFEVKISTLLGIAAVLPFAAYYAWPALRERGFVRGRRQVIFGWTAMLLVGLFGGLYLGYTTIAPAVISWLVGDALRAGMIISYRISDFFWLVIFTTLGIGVLADVPILMILLNSAGVSYRAMRKRWREVTVAIMLAAALFTPADVITMFLVTVPLMVAYGIGLGVLFVLTLGGRRDLRKPTVGTTR; encoded by the coding sequence ATGTCGAGCGCACTCGACGAGGACACCCAGCAGGCGCTGGCGGCCGGCCAGGACACGGTCCGGGCCATGCTCCGCTCGGCCCAGAAGGACCTCCAGAAGGTGTTCATCGTCTTTCTCGTCGGGTTCCTCGGGACGTTCTACTCGCTGCGGCTCTACGTCTGGGAGTTCCTGAAGGCCGTCACCGAGGCCCGGCTGGACTCGCTGACCGCACAGGAGGTGAAGATCATCGCCCAGACGCCGTTCGACGTCATCCTGTTGCAGGCGAAGATCGGCCTCGCGGTCGGGATACTCGTCGCCATCCCGCCGTTCCTCTACTTCGCCCGGGAGCCGCTCCGCGAACGCGGCCTGTGGCCCCAGACGCCCGTCGCCCGCTGGAAACTCGTCCTGATCGGCCTGCTCGCCGCGGGACTGTTCGTCGGCGGCGTCGCGTACGGCTACCTCGTCTTCTTCCCGTTCATGTTCGCGTTCCTGGCGAACAACGCCCTCTCGGCGGGCATCTCGCCGACCTACTCCATCGTGAAGTGGGCGGAGTTCATCATGCTGCTCACGTTCTCGTTCGGCTTCGCCGCGCAGATGCCGCTGGTCGTGACGGCGCTCTCCTACGCGGAGATCATCCCGTACGAGACGTTCCGCGACAAGTGGCGCTACGCGGTCCTGCTCATCTTCGTGTTCGGCGCGTTCTTCTCGCCGCCGGACCCGTTCACCCAGGTCATGTGGGCGGTGCCGCTGCTCGTGCTGTACGGCGCCTCGCTCTACCTCGCGAAGGTCGTCGTCACTGCAAAGCGTGGGAGCGCCCGCATCGACGCCCCCGCCACCGCCAGGCGCAACTGGAACGAACTCGGCGGGATCGGCGTGCTCGTGGGCGCGGCCGTCGCGCTGTTCTTCCTCCGCGGCGGCCCCGAGGCGGTGAACGCCGCAATCGCCGGCCTCACCACGTCCAGGGTCCCAGTCCTGACCGAGACCGTCGCGATCGTCGCCGCCGTCGTCGCCGCGCTGGCGGCGATGCTGGTCGCGCTGGCGTACTACATCTACGTCGAACTCAACGCCGCGGTCGACGTGGGCGGCAAGGTCGGCGAGCCGGGGAGCATCGACCTCGCCGGGCTCGACGCCGACGGCGTCCGGTCCGCGCCGCCCGAGGCGTTCGCCGGGATGGACGAGGAGGAGGCGCTCGCGGCCGCCGAGGCGGCGATGGAATCCGACGACCCCGCGAAGGCGCAGGCCATCCTCGACCGCTACGACGAGGCCGAAGCCGCCGGCGAGGCGGGCGAGGGTGCTGAATCGGCGGATGGCGACGCGGCGGGCGCGGCCGCTTCCGCCGGCCCGCCGCGGGACCTGCTCACCGGCGACGGCGCCGTCCTCGGCGCGATCCGGCGCGGGAGCGGCTTCGTCGACTGGCGAGCCCGGTTCACGGGGCTGTGGAACGTGCTGCTTGGCATCGGCGGGGTCGTCTTCGCGGTCGGCTATCTGCTGCTCGAACGGCCCGAACTCGCCGACGGCGTCCTGACCGAGTACGGCACCTCGGCGGCCGCGCTGACCGCGTGGGTGCCAGTGACGGGGACGGCCGCGCTCGGCCTGTTCGCCGCCGCGGGGCTGCTGCTCGCAGTCCTGCTGGGCGCGCTCCTGTCGGTGTACGTCGCGTACTCGGCCGGCACCGACCCGGAGGCGGTCGACATCGGAGTGCTCTCGGCCGAGGAGGTCCGGCGTGCCCCGAACGCCACCTTCGCCGCGGTGTCCGAACAGCGGGCGAACTTCCTGGCGAGCACGGCGGCCGAGGCGGGCGACACGGAGAAGGCGCGGGTCGTCCTCGACCGGTTCGACGAGGTCCAGCGGGCTCGGGAGGCGGCCGGCGGTTCGGGCGGGGGAGGCGTCCCCGGCGCGTCCGACGACATCGGCGACCGGACGTCACGCGCGAGCAGCACGTTCCTCGACGGACTGACCGACGGCGACTCCGACGAGGACGACATCGGCGGCTACTACGACGACCTGGCGTTCATCGCCAACTCGCTGCGCTCCCGGGCGTTCCGGCTCGTCGTCGTCTTCGGCGTCGTCATGGCCGGGACGTTCGCGTGGCTGTATTCGGGCGGGATCGGGGACGTCCGGCGGAACTTCGTCCGTCGGCTCCCCGAGGAGGTGGTCGGCGAGGGCGCGGAGCAGTTCGGCGTCATCGTGCTCCACCCGGTCGAGGCGCTCATCTTCGAGGTGAAGATCTCGACGCTGCTCGGGATCGCCGCCGTGCTCCCGTTCGCGGCGTACTACGCCTGGCCGGCGCTCCGGGAGCGCGGGTTCGTCCGCGGGCGAAGACAGGTCATCTTCGGCTGGACCGCGATGCTGCTCGTGGGGCTGTTCGGCGGGCTCTACCTCGGCTACACGACCATCGCGCCGGCGGTCATCTCGTGGCTCGTCGGCGACGCGCTGCGGGCCGGGATGATCATCAGCTACCGGATCAGCGACTTCTTCTGGCTCGTCATCTTCACGACGCTGGGCATCGGCGTCCTGGCCGACGTACCCATCCTGATGATCCTGCTCAACTCGGCGGGCGTCTCCTACCGCGCGATGCGGAAGCGCTGGCGCGAGGTCACCGTCGCCATCATGCTGGCCGCGGCGCTGTTTACCCCCGCGGACGTCATCACGATGTTCCTCGTGACGGTGCCGCTGATGGTCGCGTACGGCATCGGGCTGGGGGTCCTGTTCGTGCTGACGCTCGGCGGCAGGCGGGACCTCCGGAAGCCGACGGTCGGGACGACGCGGTAG
- a CDS encoding twin-arginine translocase subunit TatC, whose translation MMTEDADGSPESTPSDGADESASDDEEQVSDGASDGSEAPDTDSGENRDSTNDSGSGTTDVEDADETATDTSEDDEPEATDSAADPDLDGDGTLEKVDRPDDPADAVADDLDVGPEEPESTPDAGRDGEGSAEPVDADAAEAEKEEELTTAQKGMQTVENVGNALGGSVEGPDSDQEMPLTQHIEEMMRRLAAVFAVAAVVSGAVLFVGSVSPVVPSAAELIRYFWDYHVGLPTTPGGEGGYSPYVYGPLEYLLTKIKVVGLAGLLAGLPMFVYQTYRFMRPGLYPHERRYYLAAVPTSLVLGVVGAAFAHFAVLPFVFDYFISYTVGTAELAFGLKETFNLILIMMGYFAVVFQIPLFIQLAIMMGVVTRQWLEDRRLIFWGGFLGLALTFISVDPTGFAPIIVAVTMITLFEGTLALLRWTGN comes from the coding sequence ATGATGACCGAGGACGCGGACGGGTCTCCAGAGTCGACGCCGAGCGACGGCGCCGACGAATCCGCGTCCGACGACGAGGAGCAGGTCTCGGACGGAGCCTCCGACGGCTCGGAGGCGCCGGACACGGATTCGGGGGAGAATCGGGATTCGACGAACGACTCCGGGTCGGGCACGACGGACGTGGAGGATGCCGACGAAACGGCTACTGACACTTCGGAGGACGACGAGCCCGAGGCGACTGACTCCGCTGCTGACCCCGATTTGGACGGCGACGGAACGCTCGAGAAGGTCGACCGACCTGACGACCCGGCCGACGCGGTGGCCGACGACCTCGACGTCGGCCCCGAGGAGCCCGAATCGACCCCGGACGCCGGTCGGGACGGCGAGGGCTCCGCCGAACCCGTCGACGCCGACGCGGCGGAGGCGGAGAAAGAGGAGGAACTGACGACCGCCCAGAAGGGGATGCAGACCGTCGAGAACGTCGGCAACGCGCTCGGCGGCTCCGTCGAGGGGCCCGACTCCGACCAGGAGATGCCCCTGACCCAGCACATCGAGGAGATGATGCGACGGCTCGCGGCCGTCTTCGCCGTCGCCGCGGTCGTCTCCGGCGCGGTGCTGTTCGTCGGCAGCGTCTCGCCGGTGGTGCCGAGCGCGGCCGAACTCATCCGCTACTTCTGGGACTACCACGTCGGCCTGCCGACCACGCCGGGCGGCGAGGGCGGCTACTCGCCGTACGTGTACGGCCCGCTCGAGTACCTCCTCACCAAGATCAAGGTCGTCGGGCTGGCCGGCCTGCTCGCGGGCCTCCCGATGTTCGTCTACCAGACGTACCGCTTCATGCGCCCCGGCCTCTACCCCCACGAGCGCCGGTACTACCTCGCGGCCGTTCCCACGAGCCTCGTGCTGGGCGTCGTCGGCGCCGCGTTCGCCCACTTCGCCGTCCTCCCGTTCGTCTTCGACTACTTCATCAGCTACACCGTCGGCACCGCCGAACTCGCGTTCGGCCTGAAGGAGACGTTCAACCTCATCCTCATCATGATGGGCTACTTCGCGGTCGTGTTCCAGATTCCGCTGTTCATCCAGCTCGCCATCATGATGGGCGTCGTCACCCGCCAGTGGCTGGAGGACCGCCGGCTCATCTTCTGGGGCGGGTTCCTGGGGCTCGCGCTCACGTTCATCTCGGTGGACCCGACGGGCTTTGCGCCCATCATCGTCGCCGTCACGATGATCACCCTCTTCGAGGGGACGCTCGCGCTGCTACGCTGGACCGGGAACTGA